A segment of the Melioribacteraceae bacterium 4301-Me genome:
AAATAATTTTAACGTTACTCCGTACAGGTAATGAATAAGCTATATTTGTCTCCGGGTTAAATGGATTCGGATAGTTCTGCGATAGATCAAAAGTAAGTGGAAGCTGTGAATAAGTATTTTTTACGCCTGTTATAATGTCATTTACTTTATCAATGGAGCTTGTAAGTAACAATTGAGTATAGAGATGATTATGGAACCCACCACTTTCATCGGATTCTGCATAAGTGACATTGAAAATAGCTTCGTTCAGTAATTTTATTTTTACTGAATCACTGCTATTGGCCAAAATATTTTGCGCTTGAGTTATTTTGTCATTAGCAGTAGAATCAAGTTTTTGGAATTCTGTTTTCCACTTAGTAATAAAAGCCATTGCTGAATCAGCGGAAAAGTTACTGTGGCATCTGGTACATGAAGTAGTATACGTTCCGTCGTCTTCTTTGACAAATATTGACCAGCTATGACCTTTAAACATATTAGAGTTAGAGCCATCTACACCTGAATTATACATATGGCAATCAATACACTGGGCATTCATTGTATGAATTTCAGGAACATCTATACCCCCTGTCCCTAATTCAATATTATAACTTAAATGATCGGTATCAGGGAATCTTAAATTTCCGTGGCACTGTCCACATAATTCATTAGGTGAATTCATAACTTCATACGACCTTGTGGAAGAATTATAGTAGGAGAGAACCCCCGGTTTATGAGGATTGTGGCATGCGGTACAACTAACGTTTGGCCATTCTGACTCATTAAGTGGTTTGGTAGAAGAGCTATAATTGCTATTCTCAGTAGAAAAGAAAATTTCAAGCGCTTGAGCTTCAGAAATTCCACCATTCATAGTAACGGAAGTAGGTGCGTGACATGCTATGCAATTTTCGCTTTTAATTACTTTTTCCGAATTCTCTCCAGAATGTTCAGATGCCAGTTCTTCGGCAACATCAAGCTGACCACCATGCCCGTGCTTACTCATTTTCCATGCATCATAAATGCGATGGTCCGTATCGCTAAATCTTAAACTACCATGACATTGTCCACACAATTCATTGGATGTTTGAACACTGTCATAATTTAAGTTTTTTGAGTTATATACGCCGAGTGTAGGTATACCACTTGAAGGATGATTGGTTGGAGGATTATGGCAAGTTATGCAGGATACATTTGGCCAATCCGATACATGGATAGCAGAGGTAGAATCTGTAAATTTACCGTTAACGGTTGAAAAAAAGTAATTAATAGCCTGTATTTCAGTCATTCCACCGTTAACAGTAACTGAAGTTGGAGAATGGCAGGAAATACAATCTTCAGCTTGAGAGCCTGCAATCACAGAATCAGGTGTTTGTCCTATCCAGTTAGAGGCTAATTCGTCACCCACATCTTTCTGTGTATCGGCGTGCTTGCTTGAACTCCATAATCCATATTCTGAGCTATGACATGCTTTACAATTATTTTGCTGGGCATGGGTAACTTTCATTGAAAAAAGTAAAAAAATCGAGATGAAAAAAGCAAGGTAACACATTTTATTTTTCATAAAAACCTCTTATATGTTATTTATTATCGTGGCAAAGTATTATGCAACAATGTCAACCTCCTATTCGTAACTTGGACTGAACAATAATAAGATATATTTATCTTGTACTAAGATAAACAGAGTGGATAAAAAGTGATAATTAATAAAAATGAATTTTTTTTCATTTTTTACGATAGACTTACAAAATCGAATTTTATTGTAATATTTATTATTATGATTATTATAAATGTATGATGATATGGAAATTTTAATTGCAGAAGATGATAAGCAAATAGTAAATTCTTTAATAAAGAATTTAACTGAGGAAGGACATCATGTTAGGTGTGCATATGATGGTGAGAAAGCCTTGTACTATGTAAAGTCATTTCCTTTTGATGTCGTTCTATTAGATTGGAGAATGCCAGGAATAAGCGGTATAGAAGTCTGTAAAAGAATACGGGAATATGGAATTAATGTACCTATAATACTTTTAACAGCATTAAGTCAGATTTCAAATAAGGTGGAAGCACTTCGTGTAGGTGCCGATGATTACATTACAAAACCTTTTTCTTTAGAAGAGCTTATTGCTAGAATTCATGCTGTAGTGAGGAGGTATAAATTACATACAAACGAATTAATAACGTCTAACCTTACACTTAATCTTATTGAGAGAAAAGCTATTACAATCCGCGGTGAAATACCCTTAAATGGAAAAGAATTTGACCTGCTAAAATGTTTCATTTTACACAAAGGTAGAATATTAAGTAAAGAAGAACTGGCAAAGTTAGTATGGGGATATGATTTCGTTCCTTTGAGTAATATTATTGAGGTAACTGTAAAAAATCTTCGTAAAAAATTAGAAGAAGGTACTGGGAAAAAATTAATAAAGTCTATTTATGGCGAAGGATACATCTTCATATCGGAATAAGCAAAAAAAACCGTGGTTTACTAATACTGTTAAAAGAATAATAATATGGGATATAGCTATATTCTTTTTGCTTTTTATAATATCAAATATTTTCATAATAGCAATTACTAACAAAATATTGAATGAGAATCTTGATAAAGAGATAAAGAATAAAATTGACGTTCTTGAAGAATTGTTCAGTATAAAAAACGATACCATAAAATTCGTTGGATATGGCGAATTAAATGAACCGGCATTTCAAAATGTTTACCTGGGTTCTTTTTTCCTGCAAGTATACGATATAAGTGGAAGACTTATTGTTAGAAGTAATAATCTACAATCCTTCGTGCCACTTCCGTTTGATGTAAGAAAATTTAATATGAACCTTGAATTTGAAGATACTAAAATAGGCAACAATAACTTACGGGTTGCCTACGCTCCAATTAAGGATAAATCAAGTAATGTACGAGCATATATTCAACTTGCTGCTTTTGAAAATAAAAATAATTCTATAATGAGAGAGATAATTGTTTTTAATATTATGCTTCTTCCGGTAATTTTGTTTTTAATAGTAATTTCAAGCGTCTTTCTTGCTAAAAAGAGTTATGCACCGCTGAATAAAATTATAGAAGTTGCTGAGAATATAACAGCTAATAATTTAAATACAAGGATTGAATACAAAGCAGATTCTTATGATGAACTTGGAAGATTAAGAGATACACTAAATCGCCTTTTTAGCAGACTTAATGGATATATTAATCATATCTCTCAATTTACAGACAACGTATCCCATCAGCTAATGAATCCTTTGACAGCTGCTAAAACTGAACTCGAGTATATTCTAAAACGTGATAGAAAGCCCGAAGAATATAAAGAGTCTTTAATCGTTTTGAATTCTCAAATAAATATAATGATAAATATTATCAAATTATTACTTACAATTGCAAAATATAGCACTCAACCCGAGCTGAATAAAAGTGTGATTAACGTTACTAAAGTGATTAATAAAACAATTAAACCCCTGTTTAACCGCTACAATATAATTTACGATATGCAAGACAACATTTATCTGAGGGGAAGCTCAGAAGGTTTTCAAATTATTATGGAAAATTTAATTGATAATGCTGTTAAGTACTCTAATGAAAATAGCGAGGTATTGGTAAAAATATTGAAATTGAATGAAAGAATTGAAATAATGGTTGCCGACTATGGTATCGGAATACCGGAAAAAGAAAAAGAAAAAATATTTGAAAGATTTTATCGCTCACAAAATACAATAAAAAATACAAATGGCTATGGTCTTGGTTTATGTCTTGTTAAAACAATTACTCAAGCAATGAACGGGAATATAAGAGTTGAAAATAATGTACCACGTGGGACAAAATTTATTATTGATTTCCCTGTAATGAACATGGAATAAATTAGAATCTTAAATGAAATGATATCCTTTTGTTTTAATTCGTTAATTTTATCGATAGTAGAACATTGGTTTATTACTTTACATTACAAAGTTCATATGTCTTATCTAACCAATAAAAATTTTACCTTTTAGTCAGCCTATTTTAATGGATTTTTGGGTTTATCTTTTAATAGTAATTATTTGAAACCATTTTCAGAGTATGCGGTAAAAGCACAATATTAAATTATTATTAGAAGTTAATGAGAAAGAATCAAAAACTTAGTTTAATAGAAGTAATCTCGATGGCAGTCGGCACAATGATAGGTGCCAGTATTTTCTCGATATTCGGTTTGGGTGTAGAAATTGCTGGACAAAATTTACCCGAAGCATTTGTACTCTCAGGAATTTATGCACTTGTTGTTGCCTATTCTTATTCAATTCTCGGCTCCCAAATAATATCGAATGCGGGTCCTATCGCATTCATATTAAAAGGTATAGGAGATAATGTTATAACTGGTGCATTAAGTATTTTAATGTGGCTGACATATGTAATATCGATTGCACTTTTTGCCAGAGGATTTACAGGATATTTTCTCCCTTTCCTTAATATTGAAGCTACTGGACTATTAACAGGCATTATAGTTACACTTGTAATTATGTTCTTTACTTCATTGAATTTTTTTGGTAGTAAAGCTGTAGGTAAAGCGGAATTTTATATTGTACTGATTAAGCTTTCCATTTTAATGATATTCATTATTGGAGGTCTGTTTACTATTGACTGGAATTTAGCAAGACCAGTCTTTGATATCAGACACTCATCTAGTATGCTTAGCGCCTCTGTAATTTTTTTCCTGTCATATATGGGATTTGGTCTAATAACAAATGCATCTGAAAATGTTAAAAACCCTCAAAAGAATATCCCGCTTGCAATATATTTGAGTATTCTTATTGTAATGATTATTTATGTTTCGATATCTTTTGTAACTATCGGTAATTTGTCTTTGGCAGATATAATAAAAGCACAGGAAAATGCGCTTGCAGTTGCTGCCCGTCCGTTTTTGGGAAGCTTTGGCTTCATTCTTATTTCTGTAGGAGCGTTGTTTTCAATCTCTTCAGCATTAAATGCTACAATTTACGGAGGGGCTAACATTGCTTATTCAATTGCAAAAGATGGCAAGCTACCAAAAATATTCGAGCGGAAAATATGGTTCAAGTCAACCGAAGGCTTATACTTAACTGCCGGCTTGGGATTGCTTGCCGCACTATTTTTAAATCTAAATACAATTGCTAGCATAACAAGTACGATATTTACCGTTATTTATATATTTGTTTTAATATCTCACCTGAAAATATATTCTCGATACGGTGGAAATAAATTCTTAATTTTAATTAACTTATCCGTACTCTTAGTTGTATTTGCAGCGTTAATTAAATATCAGTGGGAAACCCAGCCTTCTTCTTTTTTTATTAGTATATCGGCATTTACCGGGGCTATTATATTTGAATATGCTTATAGAAAACTGAAAGGAAGAGTAATCAAACATGGTGAATAAAACTGACCGGAACTATTTATTAATTAATTTGTTGGAGCAACTATGAAAGACGAAGCAGAAAATTTGAATGCTTTGAAAAAATTATCTCTCGAAGAAGCTTTTAAAGAATTAGAGTCTAGCGAGAATGGTATTTCTGATTCAGAAGCCTTGGAGAGAACTAAAAAATACGGATATAATGAAATAGCCGAAAAAAAAGAAAATCCAATATTAAAATTTCTTGGTTACTTTTGGGGACCAATTCCTTGGATGATTGAATTGGCAGCTATCCTTTCGGCAATAATAAATCATTGGGAAGATTTCTGGATTATATTTGTACTTTTGCTGTTAAACGCAGTCGTTGGATTCTGGCAGGAAAATAAAGCAAGTGATGCTATAAGCGAATTAAAGAAAAAGTTAGCATTGAATGCAAAAGTTATAAGGGACGGCAAATGGAAAGAAATAGAGGCAAGTCAACTTGTCCCTGGAGATGTTATTCGTTTAAGATTAGGTGATATAATTCCAGCCGATGTAAAATTATTTTCGGGTGAATATTTAATGATTGATGAATCCGCGCTAACAGGAGAATCGTTGCCGGTAGAAAAACACAATGGGGATATAGGCTACTCAGGTTCTGTTGTTAATCAAGGTGAAATGAATGGGTTAGTCGTGGCAACTGGTTCAAATACTTTTTTTGGAAGAACTGCTAAATTAGTTGCAGAAGCAAAAACTATAAGTCATTTTCAGAAAGCTGTAATAAAAATTGGTGACTATCTTATTGCACTCGCAGCTTTTATGGTGGTGATAATTTTTATGGTTTCATTCTTTCGCCATGAAAGTTTTATAGATACTTTACAATTTGCTTTAGTGTTGACAGTAGCCGCTATTCCTGTCGCTTTGCCTGCGGTACTATCTGTAACAATGGCCGTCGGTGCCTCAGTATTAGCTAAGAAAAAAGCAATTGTAAGTAAACTTACAGCTATTGAAGAAATGGCTGGTATGGATATCTTATGCAGTGACAAAACCGGGACTATAACAAAAAACCAATTGACTCTATCCGAAGTTATTCCATTTGAAGGATTTACTGCTGACGACATTTTAATATTCGGTTCATTATCTTCAAGGGAAGAGGACAATGACCCAATAGATCTTGCTATACTAAGAAAAGCCAATTCCGTAGTAGGTGTTCGAGAGAAAATAAAATCTTATAAAATAAACTACTTCAAGCCTTTCGACCCTGTAATTAAAAGAAGTGAGGCTTATGTAACATCAAATGAAAATAAGAATTGTAAAGTAGCAAAAGGTGCACCGCAAGTTATTCTAAATTTAATTTCTGAAAAAGAAAAACAAAAAATCACAGAACTTGTTAACTCAAAAGTTAATGAACTCGCTGAGAAAGGTTACCGTGCACTTGGAATAGCTGTAATGTATAATCAAAACGAGTGGAAATACGCGGGCCTGATTCCGCTTTTTGACCCTCCGAGAGATGATTCGGCAGAAACCATAAAAACAGCCCAAGCGATGGGTATTAATATTAAAATGATTACTGGTGATCATACTGCTATTGCTAAACAAATAGCAAAACAAGTTAATCTGAAAAGTAACATCTTGGAAGCTTCACTATTACTTAATGAGTCTGATAAAAAAATTGGCGATGTTGTTGAAAATGCAGATGGATTTGCTCAGGTTTTTCCTGAACATAAGTATCGAATAGTAGAAATTTTACAAGAAAGAAAACATATAGTTGGCATGACTGGTGATGGAGTTAATGACTCACCTGCTTTGAAGAAAGCCGATGTGGGAATTGCCGTAGCAGGTGCCACTGACGCTGCTAAGTCAGCTGCCGATATAGTCTTAACGTTACCAGGATTGTCTGTTATTATCGACGCTCTGAAAGAAAGCAGAAAAATTTTTCAGCGGATGAATAGTTATGCAATTTATAGAATTGCAGAGACAATAAGAGTGTTGTTTTTTATTACTCTGGCCATTATAGTTTTTAACTTTTATCCTGTTACCGCAGTTATGATTGTGCTGCTTGCATTGTTTAATGATGCGCCAATAATGGCTATAGCTTATGATAATGTAAAATATTCCAATAATCCTGAAAGATGGGATATGAGAATTGTTTTGGGTATGGCAACTTTTTTAGGTTTAATAGGCGTTGTTAGTTCATTTACAATTTACTATTTAGGAAGGGATTATTTTCATTTGTCACCTGGTGTTTTACAATCTTTCATTTTCCTTAAGTTAGCAATTGCCGGTCATCTTACAATATTTTTAACTAGAACTCGTGGGCCCTTTTGGTCGATAAAACCAAGTGCTGTTTTACTATGGTCAGCTGTAATTACAAAATTATTAGCTACACTTTTTGCTGTATATGGGTGGTTCATCTCACCAATTTCATGGGAACTGGCACTGTTCGTCTGGGCTTATGCTATTGTCGCCTTTCTTATAACTGATTTTTTGAAAGTAAAGATTTACAGACTATTAGATCACACTGGAATTAAATTTCACAGATAAAAAATAGGAATAAAAAGTGGATAAGAAAACCTTAAATGGACATAATGAGAAGCTTGATTCATTATTAGAATCACTTCTAAGCGAAGATGGGACAGAGAGAAAAAATGCAAGGAAGAAACTTGTTTCTAAAGGTAAAATAGTAATTAACCATATGGGAAAATTGCTTAATCATCCCAAGCATTTATATCGATGGGAGGCTGTTAAAACTCTTGAAGAATTAGCCTTACCTGATTCTATACCATATCTTATTCAAGCTCTAAATGATGATAAGAGTGATATAAGGTGGATTGCAGCAGAAGGATTAATTAGATTAGAGATGCAATCGGTTAAACCTGTACTTGAAGCCTTGATGAAAAAAAATGATTCGGTCTTTCTCTTGGAAGGTGCACACCATATCTTTTTTGAATTGAAAGAAAAAAATGTTTTGCCTAAAAATTTCCCGATTGATGAACTTCTTGCTCTTTTGAAGAATTCTGAGTTAAAGGAAAGTGCAAAATTGTTGGCGTATAAAATAATTAATCAGTTCAAGCTTTGATTCAACTCCGGGTTTTTTATGCAGCTTAATTAAAATGTTGGCTGCTGAAAAATAGTCGAAAAATTTTATGTTAAAACACCGCAGCTTTAATAGTTGTGGGGAAATAATTATCATCAGATGAAAAAAGATTTCATTCTAATAAAATAAATTACTTATATGCAAACAATCTTGGGCTCTGGCGGCGCTATTGGGACTGAGCTTGCAAAGGCGTTGAAGAGATTTACAAATAAAATACGGTTAGTTTCACGAAATCCAAAGAAGGTCAATGAAACTGACTTCCTTTTGGCTGCTGATCTTACAGATGCACAACAATTATCGAAAGCTGTTGAAGGTAGCACTGTATGTTATGTAACCATTGGCTTCGAATATAAAACAAAAATATGGCAGCAAGTTTGGTTGACATTTATTAAGAATGTTGTATCTGCATGCAAAGATAATAAAGCTAAATTAGTGTTCTTTGACAATATATACGCAATTGACTGTAACCATATAAATCATATTACTGAAGAAAGCCCAATTAATCCTGCAAGTAAAAAAGGAGAAATAAGAGCGCTTGTTGACAGATATATCATAGAAAATGTTGAGAAAGGAAATATTGAAGCTATTATTGCACGCTCACCCGACTTTTTTGGTCCCATAAAGAAAAGCAGCATAATAATGAATTTAATTTATAATAACCTTCAAAAAGGTAAACCAGCGCTGTGGTTTTGCAATGCCGATGTAATTTATACTCCTGGTTATACCTATGATTTAGCAATGGGCGCAGCATTGTTAGGGAACACAAATGATGCATTTAATCAAGTCTGGAATTTACCAGTTGATCAATCTCATGCTACCGCACGGGAATTCACACAAATGTTTGCTGAAATTATGAATGTTAAAAATAGACTTAAGGTGTTACCAGCATGGAGTATCAAATTGCTTGGCTTTTTTGTGCCGGTCCTAAAGGAGATTTATGAGATGAGATACCAATACGATAGAGATTACTTTTTCGATAGTAGTAAATTTATCAGAAGATTCAATTATGTTCCTGTATCGAATAAGAAAGCAATTGAACAGACAATTGAGTTGATGAAATACAGTAAGTTGGAGTGCCGTCCCGACCTACCGTAAGTCGGTTCGCTGAACCGACTACAAATTCTTTTCAAAGTTAATACTTAAACCGGGACAGCGTCCTAACTAACAGTTAGTCGATTCATCAGCAATGGTAAAAAAAATAAATATACTAAAATGAAGATAATCTTTGGTCGAACCGGTGTTCTAACCAAAAAATAAATAAAAAAGGAAATAAGCAATGAGGATAGATATAAAATTAATTTGGTTAATTATCTTAACAATTAGTCTTATATCTTGTGATATAAATGAAGAAACAAAAAACAACAGTAAAATTCTGGATCAACTTATTGTTTTTGGTGATAGCAATAGTGATCCAGGCAACATTTATAATAAGACCAATCATTTGATTCCAGTAACTCCGCCGTATTTTCAAGGGAGATTTTGCAACGGTCCAACATGGGCAGAATTAGTTGCAAGCAAATTTAACCTTGTTGGCGATGCTAACATGAATTTTGCCTACGGTGGAGCTTGTTCCGATTCTCTTAATGCTATAGCTTTAAAAATCCCGCCACAGGCACCCGAGCCATACTCAACTATTCGAAATGCTATTATGTTTACAGGACTTCTTGAACAGGTTGAAGAGCTAAGAGCATCTGCAATACGCCCTAAATTAAATCACCTTGTTGTTATTTTTATTGGTGGAAACGACTATAGCCTTGAAAACGAAGTAAATGATTCAAAAGTGGATCATGTAATATCTTCAATAGAAAAGGCTATCTCTCGAATTAAAGAAATGGGATGGAAACGAATTGTTATTTTTACTCTGAACGATCATGCTGCAACCATAGAGTTAGATTCAAGTGCAGTAGAAGCAGATAAAGTTTATTTTGAATTGGCAAAAAGAAATAATGCACGACTTAAAGAAGCAGTTGTTCAATGGAGTAATAAATTAGGGATTGATATAAAAATATGGGATTTTGCAGCTTTTCTGAAAGATGTAACTGACCACGCAGTAAGTTATGGTTTTACTGACTTGCTGAATCCAATCTACGAAGGAAGCTTTTTTGCTTTTGATGGCAAGTTAAACGATGCAAAGGGAAAATTATTCTGGGATTTCACACCGCATTACTCGGCAGCCATACATAATGTAATTTCTGATGAGTTTATTAAATTTTTGCAGAATTTTAATTAACAGCAGCTTAATATATCAGTAGTAAGTCCCAAGTAGGTCAGGAGGCTGACCCGACCAACAGTTAAAATCACAAACAATAAACTGAGGTTTTGTTCTTTGAGCTAAAGTTTCACTTTCCAACGCTTATAAGCTACCAGCAAATCCTTTAGTTTAAAACCAAACCGAATTTTTCAGTAAGTGATGTTTTCATTCGTCTTCACACGAGCAAAGTTTGTTTGTGCGAGCTTTTTCAAAAGATTCTTTTCCTTCTTTATAGGATAAATAAGCAATAAGAACTGCGCCAATAGAATCAATTCCGCCAATGTTAGTTAATTCATAGCCGAGGCTTGCTAAAAGGAGAATAATTGAGAGATACAAACAAGTTTTTGTGCATTTTGCGTCAGCAATTATTGCTTGAGAATTGAGCGCTTTGCCGACTTTCATTTTATACATAATGAGCAACTGCATTGCCAAAATTGAAATTATAGAAATCACTATACCCCAGAAAGTAGTCTCTGGTTTATGATTTGTAACTACGTTATATATGGCAGTTGCTGCTAATCCAGCGGAAAGAAAGTAAAATGCAGTCCCAGTTACTTTTAATGCTGTTTTTTCGAAATCATCTCGTGTTTCTTCACCTTTTTGCTTAATTCTTTTTAGAAAATGCCAAATACCAATTCCAGAAATTACTTCTACAAATGAATCTATTCCAAAACCTAGTAAAGAAAGCGTACCATCCTCATATCCAAAAATTACTGAAATTAATCCTTCTACAATGTTGTAGTAAATTGTAATTAACATTAAAGCATAAGCATATGAATAAAGTTTTGCTCTGCTTTCATCACTAATTGATTGAGTAAACAGCATTTGAACATAAAACCTTTTTTGTTATTAGAATGAATTATTTTGCTGCAAATGTGAAAATGAGCTTAGCAAAGGAATAAAAATTGCAAAAAATATAATTACACTAACAGCAATTAGCACTAGTGTAATTATCACAAGTATTTTTAATATCTTAAAATATTTTGCTTGTAACTCGAAGCCGTAACGCATAGCACGAGGGTCGTTTGTTGTTTTAAATAGCTCAAATTGTTCGGCGGATTCGCGCATACGCAAGCCAATTAATATGTATGGTATGCCGACTACAGCTCCAATAATTGACAGGCAATTAAGAGCGCCGTAGATAATTATAAAAACACCTACAAACTTCATGTCTCTTACCATCTGTCCAAATGTTATTTGGAACATTGATGGTGCTTTTGTTTCTGAAGAAACAGTTTCGTTTAGATTAATTTCGTTGAAGTCTTCCATATTTTCCTCCGTGTTGTTATTAAACATGAAATTGAAAGACGTTATTAGCAAATATATAATTTATTTTTGTTTATAGACCAATTTAGTTCAAGTCGATAAAATATTATTTATACTTTTTATCGATTTCTACAACTTTATTTTTGCTATAGTCGGAAACACCAACCATTAATCCAGAAGTTACAACAAAAGCTCCAATAATTTGCCATAATGTTACATTTCTGCCGAATAAAAGCATGATGAATGGCAGTAAGGCTAAATATACGTTTGTGTAAGGTACCCAAAAATGTGCAGCGAATTTAGAAAGCTTGAAAAAGCCAAAACTGTAAATGTAGCCGGAAAGTCCAGCTGCAACAACAAATATAATTGGTAACCAGTTATTAGGAATAATAGTGCCTTCGAACAAAGAGAAGAATCGATTGTAATCAACTGAAACGAAGACTTCTTTTAA
Coding sequences within it:
- a CDS encoding NAD-dependent epimerase/dehydratase family protein — protein: MQTILGSGGAIGTELAKALKRFTNKIRLVSRNPKKVNETDFLLAADLTDAQQLSKAVEGSTVCYVTIGFEYKTKIWQQVWLTFIKNVVSACKDNKAKLVFFDNIYAIDCNHINHITEESPINPASKKGEIRALVDRYIIENVEKGNIEAIIARSPDFFGPIKKSSIIMNLIYNNLQKGKPALWFCNADVIYTPGYTYDLAMGAALLGNTNDAFNQVWNLPVDQSHATAREFTQMFAEIMNVKNRLKVLPAWSIKLLGFFVPVLKEIYEMRYQYDRDYFFDSSKFIRRFNYVPVSNKKAIEQTIELMKYSKLECRPDLP
- a CDS encoding plasma-membrane proton-efflux P-type ATPase, producing MKDEAENLNALKKLSLEEAFKELESSENGISDSEALERTKKYGYNEIAEKKENPILKFLGYFWGPIPWMIELAAILSAIINHWEDFWIIFVLLLLNAVVGFWQENKASDAISELKKKLALNAKVIRDGKWKEIEASQLVPGDVIRLRLGDIIPADVKLFSGEYLMIDESALTGESLPVEKHNGDIGYSGSVVNQGEMNGLVVATGSNTFFGRTAKLVAEAKTISHFQKAVIKIGDYLIALAAFMVVIIFMVSFFRHESFIDTLQFALVLTVAAIPVALPAVLSVTMAVGASVLAKKKAIVSKLTAIEEMAGMDILCSDKTGTITKNQLTLSEVIPFEGFTADDILIFGSLSSREEDNDPIDLAILRKANSVVGVREKIKSYKINYFKPFDPVIKRSEAYVTSNENKNCKVAKGAPQVILNLISEKEKQKITELVNSKVNELAEKGYRALGIAVMYNQNEWKYAGLIPLFDPPRDDSAETIKTAQAMGINIKMITGDHTAIAKQIAKQVNLKSNILEASLLLNESDKKIGDVVENADGFAQVFPEHKYRIVEILQERKHIVGMTGDGVNDSPALKKADVGIAVAGATDAAKSAADIVLTLPGLSVIIDALKESRKIFQRMNSYAIYRIAETIRVLFFITLAIIVFNFYPVTAVMIVLLALFNDAPIMAIAYDNVKYSNNPERWDMRIVLGMATFLGLIGVVSSFTIYYLGRDYFHLSPGVLQSFIFLKLAIAGHLTIFLTRTRGPFWSIKPSAVLLWSAVITKLLATLFAVYGWFISPISWELALFVWAYAIVAFLITDFLKVKIYRLLDHTGIKFHR
- a CDS encoding APC family permease, with amino-acid sequence MRKNQKLSLIEVISMAVGTMIGASIFSIFGLGVEIAGQNLPEAFVLSGIYALVVAYSYSILGSQIISNAGPIAFILKGIGDNVITGALSILMWLTYVISIALFARGFTGYFLPFLNIEATGLLTGIIVTLVIMFFTSLNFFGSKAVGKAEFYIVLIKLSILMIFIIGGLFTIDWNLARPVFDIRHSSSMLSASVIFFLSYMGFGLITNASENVKNPQKNIPLAIYLSILIVMIIYVSISFVTIGNLSLADIIKAQENALAVAARPFLGSFGFILISVGALFSISSALNATIYGGANIAYSIAKDGKLPKIFERKIWFKSTEGLYLTAGLGLLAALFLNLNTIASITSTIFTVIYIFVLISHLKIYSRYGGNKFLILINLSVLLVVFAALIKYQWETQPSSFFISISAFTGAIIFEYAYRKLKGRVIKHGE
- a CDS encoding HEAT repeat domain-containing protein, which translates into the protein MDKKTLNGHNEKLDSLLESLLSEDGTERKNARKKLVSKGKIVINHMGKLLNHPKHLYRWEAVKTLEELALPDSIPYLIQALNDDKSDIRWIAAEGLIRLEMQSVKPVLEALMKKNDSVFLLEGAHHIFFELKEKNVLPKNFPIDELLALLKNSELKESAKLLAYKIINQFKL
- a CDS encoding ATP-binding protein; this encodes MAKDTSSYRNKQKKPWFTNTVKRIIIWDIAIFFLLFIISNIFIIAITNKILNENLDKEIKNKIDVLEELFSIKNDTIKFVGYGELNEPAFQNVYLGSFFLQVYDISGRLIVRSNNLQSFVPLPFDVRKFNMNLEFEDTKIGNNNLRVAYAPIKDKSSNVRAYIQLAAFENKNNSIMREIIVFNIMLLPVILFLIVISSVFLAKKSYAPLNKIIEVAENITANNLNTRIEYKADSYDELGRLRDTLNRLFSRLNGYINHISQFTDNVSHQLMNPLTAAKTELEYILKRDRKPEEYKESLIVLNSQINIMINIIKLLLTIAKYSTQPELNKSVINVTKVINKTIKPLFNRYNIIYDMQDNIYLRGSSEGFQIIMENLIDNAVKYSNENSEVLVKILKLNERIEIMVADYGIGIPEKEKEKIFERFYRSQNTIKNTNGYGLGLCLVKTITQAMNGNIRVENNVPRGTKFIIDFPVMNME
- a CDS encoding response regulator transcription factor, which gives rise to MEILIAEDDKQIVNSLIKNLTEEGHHVRCAYDGEKALYYVKSFPFDVVLLDWRMPGISGIEVCKRIREYGINVPIILLTALSQISNKVEALRVGADDYITKPFSLEELIARIHAVVRRYKLHTNELITSNLTLNLIERKAITIRGEIPLNGKEFDLLKCFILHKGRILSKEELAKLVWGYDFVPLSNIIEVTVKNLRKKLEEGTGKKLIKSIYGEGYIFISE
- a CDS encoding multiheme c-type cytochrome encodes the protein MKNKMCYLAFFISIFLLFSMKVTHAQQNNCKACHSSEYGLWSSSKHADTQKDVGDELASNWIGQTPDSVIAGSQAEDCISCHSPTSVTVNGGMTEIQAINYFFSTVNGKFTDSTSAIHVSDWPNVSCITCHNPPTNHPSSGIPTLGVYNSKNLNYDSVQTSNELCGQCHGSLRFSDTDHRIYDAWKMSKHGHGGQLDVAEELASEHSGENSEKVIKSENCIACHAPTSVTMNGGISEAQALEIFFSTENSNYSSSTKPLNESEWPNVSCTACHNPHKPGVLSYYNSSTRSYEVMNSPNELCGQCHGNLRFPDTDHLSYNIELGTGGIDVPEIHTMNAQCIDCHMYNSGVDGSNSNMFKGHSWSIFVKEDDGTYTTSCTRCHSNFSADSAMAFITKWKTEFQKLDSTANDKITQAQNILANSSDSVKIKLLNEAIFNVTYAESDESGGFHNHLYTQLLLTSSIDKVNDIITGVKNTYSQLPLTFDLSQNYPNPFNPETNIAYSLPVRSNVKIILYNSIGQQVKVLVDKFQNPGRYIINFSSEGLASGVYFYRMFTDKIVLTRKMLIL